In one Corallococcus sp. EGB genomic region, the following are encoded:
- a CDS encoding YggS family pyridoxal phosphate-dependent enzyme, whose translation MSSVADNLARVRERVAKACASAGRPESSVTLVAVSKLKPAALIREAYAAGQRDFGENYAQELRDKAEELKDLDGLRWHAIGSLQTNKVKYVARVAHAFHALDRMDVATELSKRRVGASPLPCYVELNLGGEDTKHGLAPDALGDFLAKVRALPDLQVVGLMALPPPTDDVARMREGFARLRELGAAHGLTALSMGTTHDFEQAILEGATVVRVGTAIFGERA comes from the coding sequence ATGAGCAGCGTGGCGGACAACCTGGCGCGGGTGCGCGAGCGCGTGGCGAAGGCCTGCGCGAGCGCGGGGCGGCCGGAGTCGTCGGTGACGCTGGTGGCCGTGTCCAAGCTCAAGCCCGCTGCGCTCATCCGCGAGGCCTACGCCGCGGGGCAGCGCGACTTCGGGGAGAACTACGCCCAGGAGCTGCGCGACAAGGCCGAGGAGCTCAAGGACCTGGACGGCCTGCGCTGGCACGCCATCGGGTCGCTGCAGACGAACAAGGTGAAGTACGTGGCCCGCGTCGCGCACGCCTTCCACGCGCTGGACCGGATGGACGTGGCCACGGAGCTGTCCAAGCGCAGGGTGGGGGCGTCTCCCCTGCCCTGCTACGTGGAGCTCAACCTGGGCGGCGAGGACACCAAGCACGGGCTCGCGCCGGACGCGCTGGGGGACTTCCTGGCGAAGGTGCGTGCATTGCCCGACCTCCAGGTGGTGGGCCTGATGGCGCTGCCTCCGCCCACGGACGACGTGGCGCGGATGCGCGAGGGCTTCGCCCGCCTGCGCGAGCTGGGCGCGGCGCACGGGCTGACGGCGCTGTCCATGGGCACCACGCACGACTTCGAGCAGGCCATCCTCGAAGGCGCCACCGTCGTGCGCGTGGGCACCGCCATCTTCGGCGAGCGCGCCTGA
- a CDS encoding DUF3108 domain-containing protein: MRGLSRWGFTAAVVGLLGATLAHAQEPPGKAFGPGEQAQYRVKYLGLTAGTATVTVGAPMTQWGQSVWPIVSTAKSDDLVGIYPIKSRFVTYWDAGAQRVTGSDLHSEENRKRRRQRIQLSADGAGAKVVKQKESDPPRESEHTLPEGTMDVAGATFALRGQELVVGRSYAYPVFTGSKQFTMRATVEGRETVTTPAGPRDTFRLRVYTDFGGKLDARRDMIAYLSADEHHVPVRIEADFALGTVVAELTDYKPGRVVTVARADNSGD; encoded by the coding sequence ATGCGCGGTCTGTCCAGGTGGGGGTTCACGGCGGCGGTGGTGGGCCTCTTGGGGGCCACGCTGGCGCATGCCCAGGAGCCCCCCGGCAAGGCGTTCGGCCCGGGTGAGCAGGCCCAGTACCGGGTGAAGTACCTGGGGCTGACGGCCGGCACGGCGACGGTGACGGTGGGCGCGCCCATGACCCAGTGGGGCCAGAGCGTGTGGCCCATCGTGTCCACGGCGAAGTCCGACGACCTGGTGGGCATCTATCCCATCAAGAGCCGCTTCGTGACGTACTGGGACGCGGGCGCCCAGCGGGTGACGGGCAGCGACCTGCACTCGGAGGAGAACCGCAAGCGCCGCCGCCAGCGCATCCAGCTGTCGGCGGATGGCGCCGGCGCGAAGGTCGTCAAGCAGAAGGAGAGCGACCCGCCGCGCGAGTCGGAGCACACGCTGCCCGAGGGCACCATGGACGTGGCGGGCGCGACGTTCGCGCTGCGCGGCCAGGAGCTGGTGGTGGGCCGCTCCTATGCGTATCCGGTGTTCACCGGCAGCAAGCAGTTCACCATGCGCGCCACGGTGGAGGGCCGCGAGACGGTGACCACGCCCGCGGGTCCGAGGGACACCTTCCGCCTGCGCGTGTACACCGACTTCGGCGGCAAGCTGGACGCGCGGCGGGACATGATCGCGTACCTCAGCGCGGACGAGCACCACGTGCCGGTGCGCATCGAAGCGGACTTCGCGCTGGGCACCGTCGTGGCGGAGCTCACCGACTACAAGCCGGGCCGGGTGGTGACGGTGGCCCGGGCGGACAACTCGGGCGACTGA
- a CDS encoding DUF4091 domain-containing protein has protein sequence MGVGWAWAVAAALSAAPGGVQVVSPLVKVRPDATPKGAKEARLSAARGECEGTQLVLPQGVTRVTMKPMALKGPGAPLTVDAWREAYLDVKTPSNGEGRTGPWPDALVPLSAPANPRHPTVVYVEVCVPRKQAPGTYTGSLSAAVDGKELPAVPFTVQVQPFEIPATSSLPNSFGISLYSIAKGHGIAADSPEAKALLREYGKALLEHRVSAHGMGMDPPPVKFQDGRAVLDWTAYDAEMGPFLEGTVLPSGARFTTADVRDNRKASTDAEKSAYYRAFQKHFEDKGWKAQLFFYAKDEPKPADFPLVRAQAKRVRDAGGAIPVLVTTPLDPAILGSVDILTPIINCFYPREGPQTCRSVADVATARKRLSSSAKVWWYQSCMSHGCTGGPPPDKALDKAFSDWPSYMVDHPAPLNRAMGVLAYESGVDGELYFDTVFAYNTKKDVWADLFEFGGNGDGTLFYPGTPAKLGGTEHQPVVSLRLKHIRDGLEDYEYLRLLTSLGDGAFARTAAKRLARSGYEISRDPSEWEAVRKDLTEHIVKRQSAEQAQRSGRRTSGGTP, from the coding sequence ATGGGCGTGGGTTGGGCATGGGCAGTGGCGGCGGCGCTCTCCGCCGCGCCGGGTGGCGTGCAGGTGGTGTCGCCGCTGGTGAAGGTGCGGCCGGACGCGACGCCCAAGGGCGCGAAGGAGGCCCGCCTCAGCGCGGCCCGCGGCGAGTGCGAGGGCACGCAGCTGGTGCTCCCGCAGGGCGTGACGCGCGTGACGATGAAGCCCATGGCCCTCAAGGGGCCGGGCGCGCCGCTCACCGTGGACGCGTGGCGCGAGGCCTACCTGGACGTGAAGACGCCCTCCAATGGCGAGGGCAGGACGGGCCCGTGGCCCGACGCGCTGGTGCCCCTGTCGGCGCCGGCCAATCCCAGACATCCCACGGTCGTCTACGTGGAGGTCTGCGTCCCGAGGAAGCAGGCCCCGGGCACGTATACGGGCAGCCTGAGCGCGGCGGTGGACGGGAAGGAACTGCCGGCCGTTCCGTTCACCGTGCAGGTGCAGCCCTTCGAGATTCCCGCCACGTCGTCCCTGCCGAACAGCTTCGGCATCTCGCTGTACAGCATCGCGAAGGGGCACGGCATCGCGGCGGACTCGCCGGAGGCGAAGGCGCTCCTGCGCGAGTATGGCAAGGCGCTGCTCGAGCACCGCGTGAGCGCGCACGGCATGGGCATGGATCCGCCGCCGGTGAAGTTCCAGGACGGCCGCGCGGTGCTGGACTGGACCGCGTACGACGCGGAGATGGGGCCCTTCCTGGAAGGCACCGTGCTGCCCTCCGGCGCGCGCTTCACGACGGCCGACGTGCGCGACAACCGCAAGGCCTCCACGGACGCGGAGAAGTCGGCGTACTACCGCGCCTTCCAGAAGCACTTCGAGGACAAGGGCTGGAAGGCCCAGCTCTTCTTCTACGCCAAGGACGAACCCAAGCCCGCGGACTTCCCGCTGGTGAGGGCGCAGGCGAAGCGCGTGCGCGACGCGGGCGGCGCCATCCCCGTGCTCGTCACCACGCCGTTGGACCCCGCGATCCTGGGCTCGGTGGACATCCTCACCCCCATCATCAACTGCTTCTACCCGCGCGAGGGCCCGCAGACGTGCCGCTCCGTGGCCGACGTCGCGACCGCTCGCAAGCGGCTGAGCTCGAGCGCGAAGGTGTGGTGGTACCAGAGCTGTATGTCCCACGGCTGCACGGGCGGGCCGCCCCCGGACAAGGCGCTGGACAAGGCGTTCAGCGACTGGCCCTCGTACATGGTGGACCACCCCGCCCCGCTCAACCGCGCCATGGGCGTGCTGGCCTATGAAAGCGGCGTGGACGGCGAGCTCTATTTCGACACCGTCTTCGCCTACAACACGAAGAAGGATGTCTGGGCGGACCTCTTCGAGTTCGGCGGCAACGGCGACGGCACCCTCTTCTACCCGGGCACCCCCGCGAAGCTGGGCGGAACGGAGCACCAGCCCGTGGTGTCCCTGCGGCTGAAACACATCCGTGACGGCCTGGAGGACTACGAATACCTGCGCCTGCTCACCTCGCTGGGTGACGGCGCCTTCGCCCGGACGGCGGCGAAGCGTCTGGCGAGGTCCGGGTACGAAATCTCCCGGGACCCCTCCGAGTGGGAAGCGGTGCGCAAGGACCTGACCGAGCACATCGTGAAGCGTCAATCGGCTGAACAAGCACAGCGCTCCGGACGTCGGACTTCCGGGGGAACCCCGTAG
- a CDS encoding DUF3108 domain-containing protein: MKPMRTLVAACLVFSALGANPGQAQEAQPHPPNLLRPVKLPTEVAPANAEDAAKPETTSENTGDASSAPAPDEPVVSVKPCEQGLPTLRTPLAFKPGELLEFDMDAMGAKAGKLTMRVQRPANGALPVVVEAQTNTLFSKVRRVRGSATSYLHPKTLRPSRYTEEAVENEQRRKVNVDFGAQDKSVKVDYQIGDHSKGHYDYAFDKDGLDVAGAIYLIRQLPMKKDLPVCFDVYGIRRMWRMTATVVEREHVSLPLGEFEAWHLAGTAVRLDRPSQTRDVHVWITDDDRRLPLAAVGAIDLGAVRLTLSGVKRPGEKPMEAQGKEDLKW; this comes from the coding sequence ATGAAGCCCATGCGCACCCTCGTCGCGGCCTGCCTCGTCTTCAGCGCCCTCGGCGCCAACCCGGGTCAGGCCCAGGAGGCTCAGCCCCACCCGCCGAACCTCCTGCGCCCGGTCAAGCTCCCGACCGAGGTGGCCCCCGCGAACGCCGAGGACGCCGCGAAGCCCGAGACGACCTCCGAGAACACCGGCGACGCGTCCTCCGCGCCCGCCCCCGATGAGCCCGTCGTCTCGGTGAAGCCGTGCGAACAAGGGCTGCCCACGCTGCGCACGCCGCTGGCCTTCAAGCCGGGGGAGCTGCTCGAGTTCGACATGGACGCCATGGGCGCCAAGGCGGGCAAGCTCACCATGCGCGTGCAGCGCCCCGCCAACGGCGCGCTGCCGGTGGTGGTGGAGGCGCAGACCAACACGCTCTTCTCCAAGGTGCGCCGGGTGCGCGGCAGCGCCACCAGCTACCTGCACCCCAAGACGCTGCGCCCCTCGCGCTACACCGAGGAGGCCGTGGAGAACGAGCAGCGCCGCAAGGTGAACGTGGACTTCGGCGCGCAGGACAAGAGCGTCAAGGTGGACTACCAGATTGGGGACCACTCCAAGGGCCATTACGACTACGCGTTCGACAAGGACGGCCTGGACGTCGCGGGCGCCATCTACCTCATCCGCCAGCTGCCCATGAAGAAGGACCTGCCGGTCTGCTTCGACGTGTACGGCATCCGCCGCATGTGGCGCATGACGGCCACCGTGGTGGAGCGCGAGCACGTGTCGCTGCCCCTGGGTGAGTTCGAAGCCTGGCACCTGGCCGGCACCGCCGTGCGCCTGGACCGGCCGTCGCAGACGCGCGACGTGCACGTGTGGATCACCGACGACGACCGCCGCCTCCCGCTCGCCGCCGTGGGGGCCATCGACCTGGGCGCGGTGCGTCTGACGCTGTCCGGCGTGAAGCGCCCCGGGGAGAAACCCATGGAGGCGCAGGGCAAGGAAGATCTCAAGTGGTGA
- a CDS encoding imelysin family protein has protein sequence MSSRSLKLSLLVGGALLMGACGDDDGTDLDSLDQQLVVNFADAVVVPTYNLLATRMVELDAAAQALRNAPSATTLKAAQDAWFAARVPWEQSEAFLFGPVDSYGWDPAMDSWPVNRTDLDAVLNNNDTLSQQYVSQLQETQKGYHTTEYLLFGEGQAKKPQDFNARQFEYLLALTAELKAVSANLASSWTTGVNGQAPYRDTLAKAGEAGNNVYPTVEAGAQEMLGGVLSILDEVANGKIADPYDAKDPNLVESQFALNSLSDFTNNIRSVENVYLGHRPESAATGLSMSDVIQERDAALDTRVKAEIAAAIAALGKVPEPFPVSIKDPASADEIEAAQAAIRKLHDTFQVDVKAVILP, from the coding sequence ATGTCCTCCCGTTCCCTGAAACTGTCCCTGCTGGTTGGCGGCGCGCTCCTGATGGGCGCCTGCGGCGATGACGACGGCACCGACCTGGACTCGCTGGATCAGCAGCTCGTCGTGAACTTCGCGGACGCGGTGGTGGTGCCCACCTACAACCTGCTCGCCACGCGCATGGTTGAACTGGACGCGGCGGCGCAGGCGCTGAGGAACGCCCCGAGCGCGACGACGCTGAAGGCGGCGCAGGACGCGTGGTTCGCCGCGCGCGTGCCGTGGGAGCAGAGCGAGGCGTTCCTCTTCGGACCGGTGGACAGCTACGGGTGGGACCCCGCGATGGACAGCTGGCCGGTGAACCGCACGGACCTGGACGCGGTGCTCAACAACAACGACACGCTGTCGCAGCAGTACGTGAGCCAGCTGCAGGAGACGCAGAAGGGCTACCACACGACGGAGTACCTGCTCTTCGGGGAGGGCCAGGCGAAGAAGCCGCAGGACTTCAACGCGCGCCAGTTCGAGTACCTGCTCGCACTGACGGCGGAGCTGAAGGCGGTGTCCGCCAACCTGGCGTCATCGTGGACGACGGGCGTGAACGGTCAGGCGCCGTACCGCGACACGCTGGCGAAGGCGGGCGAGGCCGGCAACAACGTGTACCCCACGGTGGAGGCGGGCGCGCAGGAGATGCTGGGCGGCGTCCTGTCCATCCTGGACGAGGTGGCCAACGGGAAGATCGCCGACCCGTACGACGCGAAGGACCCGAACCTGGTGGAGAGCCAGTTCGCGCTCAACTCGCTGTCGGACTTCACCAACAACATCCGGAGCGTGGAGAACGTCTACCTGGGCCACCGCCCGGAGAGCGCGGCCACGGGGCTGTCCATGTCGGACGTCATCCAGGAGCGCGACGCGGCGCTGGACACGCGCGTGAAGGCGGAGATCGCGGCGGCCATCGCGGCGCTGGGCAAGGTGCCGGAGCCGTTCCCGGTGTCCATCAAGGACCCGGCCTCCGCGGATGAAATCGAGGCGGCCCAGGCGGCCATCCGCAAGCTGCACGACACCTTCCAGGTGGACGTGAAGGCTGTCATCCTTCCCTGA
- a CDS encoding di-heme oxidoredictase family protein — protein sequence MGMGMLLWLAGCGGTQAEAPADPPRAGGDTTIDDRTSRAFAQAAPNLTGEHAALHRDGDAAFAAVFVPGPAPVNPGLGPAYNNTSCNGCHLRNGRGMPVMGGGPTRTQLLVRVSLPDGTPEHPNGAVPVPGLGLQIQDQAVYGASPEATVTLAWEERSGTYADGTAYGLRSPRITIVMPDGSSPPAGMLTSLRLPPPVVGLGLLEAVDVATLRALEDPTDANGDGISGRLNTVWDVQKRALTPGRFGWKANSPNLRQQSAEAYFNDMGISNPLFPEADGSAELPEATLNAAVFYAQSLGVPARTALTDAAVKRGETKFKDLGCVACHRDTLETGEHPVAELSRQRIHPYTDLLLHDMGAGLADGRPDGDATGSEWRTAPLWGLGLTQTVLPYSGYLHDGRARTLEEAVLWHGGEAERARDGFRKLSSSDRDALVRFLQSL from the coding sequence ATGGGAATGGGAATGCTGCTGTGGCTCGCGGGCTGCGGCGGGACACAGGCCGAGGCTCCGGCGGACCCGCCGCGCGCGGGGGGCGACACGACCATCGACGACCGCACGTCGCGGGCGTTCGCGCAGGCCGCCCCCAACCTCACCGGGGAGCACGCAGCGCTGCACCGCGACGGCGATGCCGCCTTCGCGGCCGTCTTCGTGCCCGGCCCCGCTCCGGTGAACCCGGGGCTGGGGCCCGCGTACAACAACACCTCTTGCAACGGCTGCCACCTGCGCAACGGCCGGGGCATGCCGGTGATGGGCGGCGGACCGACGCGCACGCAGTTGCTGGTGCGCGTGAGCCTTCCGGACGGCACGCCGGAGCACCCGAACGGCGCGGTGCCGGTGCCCGGGCTGGGGCTCCAGATCCAGGACCAGGCCGTCTACGGCGCGTCGCCGGAGGCCACCGTGACGCTCGCATGGGAGGAGCGCTCGGGCACGTACGCGGACGGGACGGCGTACGGGCTGCGCTCGCCGCGCATCACCATCGTGATGCCGGACGGGTCGTCTCCGCCCGCCGGCATGCTCACGTCGCTGCGCCTGCCTCCGCCGGTGGTGGGCCTGGGGCTGCTGGAGGCGGTGGACGTGGCCACGCTGCGGGCGCTGGAGGACCCCACGGACGCGAACGGCGACGGAATCTCCGGCCGGCTGAACACCGTGTGGGACGTGCAGAAGCGCGCGCTGACGCCGGGGCGCTTCGGGTGGAAGGCGAACAGCCCGAACCTGCGGCAGCAGTCCGCGGAGGCCTACTTCAACGACATGGGGATTTCGAATCCCCTCTTCCCGGAAGCGGACGGGAGCGCCGAGTTGCCCGAGGCCACGCTGAACGCGGCGGTGTTCTACGCGCAGTCGCTCGGGGTGCCGGCGCGCACGGCGCTGACGGACGCCGCGGTGAAGCGCGGCGAGACGAAGTTCAAGGACCTGGGCTGCGTGGCGTGCCACCGCGACACGCTGGAGACCGGGGAACATCCGGTGGCGGAGCTGTCACGCCAGCGCATCCACCCGTACACGGACCTGCTGCTGCACGACATGGGCGCGGGCCTGGCGGACGGGCGGCCGGATGGGGATGCCACCGGCTCCGAGTGGCGCACGGCGCCCCTGTGGGGCCTGGGGCTGACGCAGACGGTCCTTCCGTACTCGGGCTACCTGCACGACGGGCGGGCCCGGACGCTGGAGGAGGCCGTGCTGTGGCACGGCGGGGAGGCGGAGAGGGCGCGGGACGGGTTCCGCAAGCTGTCCTCCAGTGACAGGGACGCGCTGGTGCGCTTCCTCCAGTCGCTGTAG
- a CDS encoding DUF507 family protein, producing MRLYPKVIPIISREAIQQLMQDGDIEVEPMRVADAEMDLSAIMREYLANEERVNQATREALERRGYDYSKFNQVKREMADVRGFKMGDEGIEYVINQMIEFLLISRNVEEVYSADNGLRQKINQVMKKHLDVDDEIDKEARSRLKHLQEGTSAFDIEYNKTVEQIRRARGLI from the coding sequence ATGAGGCTGTATCCGAAGGTGATCCCGATCATCTCGCGCGAGGCCATTCAGCAGCTCATGCAGGACGGGGACATCGAGGTGGAGCCGATGCGCGTGGCCGACGCCGAGATGGATCTCTCCGCCATCATGCGTGAGTACCTCGCCAACGAAGAGCGTGTGAACCAGGCGACGCGCGAGGCCCTGGAGCGTCGGGGATATGACTACTCCAAGTTCAACCAGGTGAAGCGCGAGATGGCGGACGTGCGCGGCTTCAAGATGGGGGACGAGGGCATCGAGTACGTCATCAACCAGATGATTGAGTTCCTCCTCATCAGCCGGAACGTCGAGGAGGTCTACTCCGCCGATAACGGGCTGCGTCAGAAGATCAACCAGGTCATGAAGAAGCACCTGGACGTCGACGACGAGATCGACAAGGAGGCCCGCTCGCGGCTGAAGCACCTGCAGGAAGGCACGAGCGCCTTCGACATCGAGTACAACAAGACGGTCGAGCAGATCCGCCGCGCGCGCGGTCTGATTTAG
- the uvrC gene encoding excinuclease ABC subunit UvrC, producing MDIRLQEKLDALPTEPGVYLMKDKRGTIIYVGKAINLRSRVRSYFNRSGDTRVFVSLLDTMLGDLETVLVHNEKEALLLENELIKKHKPRFNVLLKDDKQFISLRLDRTQPFPRLEVVRKYEKDGARYFGPYSSAGAIRETLRLINRYFRLRTCTDHVLANRKRPCLLYQIGRCPAPCVYPVSPEDYRKSVDEVAMFLEGKAGQLIEGLRARMKRASMELKFEEAARVRDQLLAIERSLERQKVATTDFKDQDVFALYREGDRILFYVLHVRQGRLNGGQAFPFGSQEFPDDELLASFVNLYYDQGGFVPEEVLLPLEPGDGTDGLEALLSERKGDRVRVFVPKRGEKHELVNMAVKNAEQAFVERKRTKDETDTVLSRLQSKLGLRNFPRRMECYDISHFQSSSIVASQVAVTDGETDKSRYRKYKIKSVEKQDDFASMYEVITRRLKRGLEEGDLPDLLVIDGGKGQLASAHAAMKDLGVEGVDVVGLAKSRDQEVFDRDAESAKSPERVFVLGRKDPIVLPQNSAEMFMLTRMRDEAHRFAITFQGKSMRKSSLRSALEDIPGVGEGRRKMLLRHFGSLKRVGEASIEELTEVVGPAMAERVHAGLHGDPEDDTEDPVREASLDDASEPAHEKADGGSPPGAA from the coding sequence ATGGACATCCGGCTGCAGGAGAAGCTGGACGCGCTGCCCACCGAGCCCGGCGTGTACCTGATGAAGGACAAGCGCGGGACCATCATCTACGTGGGCAAGGCCATCAACCTGCGCAGCCGCGTGCGCAGCTACTTCAACCGCTCCGGCGACACCCGCGTCTTCGTGTCCTTGTTGGACACGATGCTGGGGGACCTGGAGACGGTGCTCGTCCACAACGAGAAGGAGGCCCTCCTTCTTGAAAACGAGCTGATCAAGAAGCACAAGCCCCGCTTCAACGTCCTGCTCAAGGACGACAAGCAGTTCATCTCCCTGCGCCTGGACCGCACCCAGCCGTTCCCCCGGCTGGAGGTGGTGCGCAAGTACGAGAAGGACGGCGCGCGCTACTTCGGCCCGTACTCCAGCGCGGGCGCCATCCGTGAGACGCTGCGCCTCATCAACCGCTACTTCCGCCTGCGCACCTGCACGGACCACGTGCTGGCCAACCGCAAGCGGCCGTGCCTGCTGTACCAAATCGGACGGTGTCCGGCCCCGTGCGTCTACCCGGTGTCTCCGGAGGACTACCGCAAGAGCGTGGACGAAGTGGCCATGTTCCTGGAGGGCAAGGCGGGGCAGCTCATCGAAGGGCTGCGCGCGCGGATGAAGCGCGCGTCCATGGAGCTGAAGTTCGAGGAGGCCGCGCGGGTGCGCGACCAGCTGCTCGCCATCGAGCGCAGCCTGGAGCGCCAGAAGGTGGCCACCACCGACTTCAAGGATCAGGACGTGTTCGCCCTGTATCGCGAGGGCGACCGCATCCTGTTCTACGTCCTGCACGTGCGGCAGGGCCGGCTCAACGGCGGCCAGGCCTTCCCCTTCGGCAGCCAGGAGTTCCCGGACGACGAGCTGCTCGCCTCGTTCGTGAACCTCTACTACGACCAGGGCGGCTTCGTGCCGGAGGAGGTGCTGCTGCCCCTGGAGCCCGGCGACGGCACGGACGGCCTGGAGGCCCTGCTCTCGGAGCGCAAGGGCGACCGCGTGCGCGTCTTCGTCCCCAAGCGCGGGGAGAAGCATGAGCTGGTGAACATGGCGGTGAAGAACGCGGAGCAGGCGTTCGTGGAGCGCAAGCGCACCAAGGACGAAACCGACACGGTCCTGTCACGGCTCCAGTCCAAGCTGGGCCTGCGCAACTTCCCGCGCCGCATGGAGTGCTACGACATCTCCCACTTCCAGAGCTCCTCCATCGTGGCGTCGCAGGTGGCCGTGACGGACGGGGAGACGGACAAGTCGCGCTACCGCAAATACAAGATCAAATCCGTGGAGAAGCAGGACGACTTCGCCAGCATGTACGAGGTCATCACCCGGCGGCTCAAGCGCGGGCTGGAGGAGGGGGACCTGCCGGATCTGCTCGTCATCGACGGTGGCAAGGGGCAGCTCGCCAGCGCGCACGCGGCCATGAAGGACCTGGGCGTGGAGGGCGTGGACGTGGTGGGCCTGGCCAAGAGCCGCGATCAGGAGGTGTTCGACCGCGACGCGGAGAGCGCGAAGAGCCCCGAGCGCGTCTTCGTCCTGGGACGAAAAGACCCCATCGTCCTGCCCCAGAACTCGGCGGAGATGTTCATGCTCACGCGGATGCGGGATGAAGCCCACCGCTTCGCCATCACCTTCCAGGGCAAATCCATGCGCAAGAGCTCGCTGCGCTCCGCGCTGGAGGACATCCCGGGCGTGGGCGAAGGGCGGCGGAAGATGTTGCTGCGCCACTTCGGTTCTCTCAAGCGGGTGGGCGAGGCCAGCATCGAGGAGCTGACCGAGGTCGTGGGCCCGGCGATGGCCGAGCGCGTCCACGCGGGCCTGCATGGAGACCCCGAGGACGACACCGAGGACCCCGTGCGCGAGGCGTCGCTGGATGACGCTTCCGAACCCGCGCACGAAAAAGCGGATGGAGGGTCGCCACCCGGTGCGGCATGA